tcatgtttagcactcggaattttgaaaatcagctattcaacatcagttgtcgaaaatctttttgaatttttcaaaatgtatgctaaaacatactgaaaatctttttggattttttcggaatgaaagtaaatgcagaaaatgaaatatttacagacaatatttttgtgagttcgtgcaagaggatcatatcagttatgaaacatatcgcaaacaccgttaagcttgattacatgataagttttaaacaacttacctagattgtcagtatgtttgtccacttaaattttcaacacaaatttcaatcgattcgagatacgatattaatgttttagagtcttaaacttaattgtgtatcactccacttgaatatactcccgtatccagatcccaaatattcagtcttacaggtgagtataccacagatgatatctgtaaaggggttaaatgcgaaaccgtgagagctcaggtcagaacttccgttcagcagagagatgacggctcgacttttggtgggtcccctttagaggatctttttgcatttcaacagcagcgactatcaattttattgtttcatcagcatgctgagggcggcgctttttcaagcatttgcagaaagtattatccggggactaggtcagtacttccatacagcagaagtcccgggataataccccagatatcactgagtataaagacctagtatctcagaatacgggacctttcaaacaagatttcgggggttacccatatatccaagaatagttacccacgaattaagtaagtttgatttaggtttatatctcgtttcaatttactaaatgtgcgaaaatctactgacacatccgcagtaagattgtttatcacattttgactttacaattctttagcgtgctgtgatagttcactgatgtactatcatttcctcttatttgcaacaaaaactcatttttcaattttatcatgtttttggctttttcaaattttctgatgtttttggattttctaaaaattcttactccccctaaaatgcaaatacatctaaagaaaattgaaaacaaactgtacagaacatgacaactgatatcaaaaaacttcaattctccatccgtttggcttaaacaatcagaactccccctcacaacaaactattttcccataatgatttcaaaacacttaagtttgttttaatcagaatggtttttccggaaaataagtttagttgtttttatcttttgtaaaatggggttcaaatcatcactttgtttaccaaattcttgaatgataattaaatcaagtccaatttaatgaccctgatttaaccacttgtaagatctacaccaattactaccatacaaccacttgtaagtttagcaattcaatcttttcaaacctgtttttcaaccaattaccatctttaggttgaattctcaagatgccgattcctactcctcgcttacaaacctgggagttccggcaaatcCTGCAACtacacaaacagatttagaaagatgccgattcatgatccgcaataccatcttgggatctccggcaagtcaggattttattcttggaaaaatatatccacccaagcctgaccatccttgggtgtaacctcatcattttcatccctcttttcaaccgacttgtaaacccatcctttggaagcataaaactcctgaatgctttgggccttaccactggccattcttccaaagatgcgtttcacattgccgttgaaagttttttcaacatcaattttctttttgtctgaataaaattgatttggaacatcaacttttccgattttagatttgtaatttttagcatgtagtggcggaaaattcacatcgtccactttcggagTTCTCTTTACAACCTTTCcttcaacacatggctcctctgattttatggaatcagattcatcaccagaactgttacctgaacctttcacaacccatttctgatttgattctttGGCTATgcgtttggaagcactctttgaagattctcctttttcataagttgaattctcaaatcctgtaaacttccgggttgatagTTCAGTCGTTTCAACAACTTtgtctttcatttttcttgagatttcctgttttggtctgaatgtcttcggacaatctttcgcaagatgaccaacagctttacactgaaaacaggatctcttttcaaccttcttcagaACTTCGGTCTTctttagttcttcttgcttcttggcaaggaattcctgatttgtctgacttctgaataatttttctttttcagcttccgaagttttccctgaaacaaacacatttttttgtttataaaatttttcatttttatattttttcggtggaataaaaccgagacctttctttttgaaattacgattatggtttgatttctgttgaaaactataaccacaattgtaacccagtttcttgttaattctttgttgatctcttgaagtgtactgtttaggttttccgttaagattaaaatcttttatttcagaaatattaatttctgtgattttgaaaaccttttgaatcatttcaattctgacacttcttattggaaaactttcatctgaatataatttgtcagaacccttcaaagtatatgctactttgactgattcatcattcaaattagattttgaaagtaaaaactctttgtcataaacccgtttgtcctttttgactgtttgctttgacgcactggacccagactttgactcggattttgactcctcattgtcatctttgtctaacacctgatcgaccacactttttatcaactttgactcatgatcagtgtctgatgacgtgtacgtgacatcgatactttctggcaagttatccgacagcccagactcccatttcagattgattgctttattgactctttctgaattaggatttcggggtgaatatccatttccgaccgggggcggacatctattgtaggatacactcggtttcttaccagaagctttcactttttcttcatcttttgtcacggattgTTCTTCTTCAccaatcttcacttcttcaaaggtcttcaaatctttcaccaccggataaatcctgtcaacaacaaaagtagaacatgagtaactgtctagtaatttcttaactttttcagtttctatcttttgtgttgccaactcaagctcgagatctgcacatttctttatgttatagttcgctgtatcaagctgtctcagatatgctatcttcaaagtattcatagcttcagcttgttcaccaccaGAATCTGTGTatttgttgatctctctgttcatagtatcatatgattctttcagcttgtgaatattgtgcaacaactcattgttctgtttaatcagcgaatcacagttcatgcacttttcttggaccatgaccggttcagcatccactttaatttcaaattcaggaacttctttcactgtcctgcctgaatttaaaaaatgagctcttctcaatttttcagcttttgcttcttccttcaatctttcttcctcttcagcctcctcttgaatctttcttcgtctctcttcagcagcttccatgacttttctgcatctttctgcacattttaaatcataagcattagcaaagaaagcatgagaagtatttttggccataaagtcttgatctgtacagaaatcattccaagtaaatccttcagccaacttctcatcattttgttcagctacacatactttgctttctttcggaagatatttttcccaggtaaaattatcatattttccctgactaacaacacatgccctTTTATCAACCACGTCtcttccatgagctgtttgtgcctgatgctgctgtgctggttgtgtgatttgatgataaatggccttcttgtgataatcattgtttccgaaaggattctgggcaccggaagcttcacggtttttgcattccctcttgaaatgccccttctccctgcaacgaaaacatgtaactttagatttgtcaaaacctaaagctgaaacattcgcatcacgaaaatcatcacggccagtaatttgtttgaacttttcggcacgtctcatcacactcgccatacaccattttatatccatcaactccatttcttcagcatcaatttgatcgtaatcctctttcgtgagcattggattaccgatctttcctgcaacaaaacaactataagattccagaatcatccctaacaaagacatttggtttttagcaatatcttcagagtaatcttgatcattttcaagactcaacacaatgttacactgaagttttctaccactctttgttacagagatgttaggatcaaaagatgaaaatcttgtgctgctgcttgatccctgagatgtcTTCACTTCAGTAGAATCTTTAACGCTGTaggcagtttcgatcttaggtgaaaactttgttgaatcagtagcaccatgcttgtagtacagactgatatcctgctctccatcgtagttcttcatcctagcgatctttctctgttccatctcttgGGCTTCtaaatgctttatgaagtctccgagtttcatctttttatattccactttgttagacttcagcatcatcaagaatgttccccagatttcatatggaagtgcatctgcaagtttttcaattaattcatcagtatctttcttaacacctaactttgtcatatttctcaccaaattacagtatcgatcaataatttgtttggtggtttcattttttaatcccctaaacaagtcaaattctttcttcatgagagacattttgttctttaacatatcgTCACTTCCTGTAAACTTAGCCTCCAATTCTGTCCATatcgaatatgcagttccgtcatgttgaagtaGAATCAAGATAtcctcttttatcgcttgctgaagtagactgaccattaatttctcatctcgatacttctttttctcatctgtACTCATCTCTCGAAGTGTTAGTTGCACACCATTTTTAACtggtttaacatatggttcctcggtgtgttcccatgcatcaagatgataagcttcaacccaatttccgaatcgttctgaccacacgttgtaatcatcaatatccatgagtttcggtggctTCTGAGACGttcctgtttcattttcaatcaaagcactttggGTAATCGAGGTCggagtagcaaaagcgttgtaaaaaTCAGAATCCATTCTTCAAGAATCAGATAATACTTCGAGCAATACAGTAATGCTTCGGgaaaataccggcagcacctcggtatcggTTTCAACCAACTGTTACAAATGACATGACAAACAACCTATTTATATTGTATGTGAACCGCTCCAAGTACATGTCATTAAAGCGGTTCAGACTAGTTCATAAACGCGGTTCCCAAGTGACGTTAAAGCGAACCAGAACAATAAGTCATAAAGGCGGTTCAGAACATATTGCCTTTACGACAATATGTTCTGAACCGCCTTTATGACTTATTGTTCTGGTTCGCTTTAACGTCACTTGGGAACCGCGTTTATGAACTAGTCTGAACCGCTTTAATGACATGTACTTGGAGCGGTTCACATACAATATAAATAGGTTGTTTGTCATGTCATTTGTAACAGTTGGTTGAAAccgataccgaggtgctgccggtatttcctcttactgtaattgtttgtaatatcaatatacgagaggattaaagtgtgaaacAAGCTGTGTATATattcgtttctttgtttccgccgctgaaacggatttgagctctgataccaattgtaggatcggacttcgacctaaatgagtcgttcggaagagctcaaatccgtttcagcggcggaaacaaagaaacgaatATATACACAGCTTgtttcacactttaatcctctcgtatattgatattacaaacaattacagtaagaggaaataccggcagcacctcggtatcggTTTCAACCAACTGTTACAAATGACATGACAAACAACCTATTTATATTGTATGTGAACCGCTCCAAGTACATGTCATTAAAGCGGTTCAGACTAGTTCATAAACGCGGTTCCCAAGTGACGTTAAAGCGAACCAGAACAATAAGTCATAAAGGCGGTTCAGAACATATTGTCGTAAAGGCGGTTCAGCCTTTAATCTTTGACAAAACTTTGATACTTTCACAGTTGACTTCCAAGCTCTCCTTTCCATTCATTGGTTATATGAAAGGCATCTCCCATTGGTCATCATGTTGGTGAGCTTTCATTTGACCTCAATTTGGTCCAATCACAACTTAGCCAACAACTTTGTCTTTTGTGTATGTATATTTCTTGTCATGATCATGATATAAACGGCCAACTTATATAATAAATGAatgatgacatcacttgtgatgtcacctaggtgatgtcactcgtgatgtcatcccCGATCAGATCCGCACCGCAGCTGAGACTTGACACTagatgtagtcgacagatgactgcaccaacagatgTAATGATGACTAGCAAGATCGAAGAATTGAAGGAGTTGATTGAGGGATCTAAAGGTAAAAGCAAGGAACGATGATGCACATATAAAGATTTCATGGCATGCAATCCTGCAACGTATGATGGCAAAATCGATCCGATAGCATGCCAAAGATGGATCTCGAACATAGAGGCAGTGTTTATACGAAGTCGGTGTGAtaaagaagatcaagtgatgttcgCTACTGGTCAACTCTCTTTTTaggcgaaagattggtgggatgcaTATAGCAAGGAAGTAGGTGAGGATAGACTCCAAATGATGACTTGGCAAGAATTTAAGGAACCCTTCATGAGATATCATTGTCCTCAGTCAGCCATTGATAAGATTCAGGAGGATTTCTTACGCCTCCGACTGAAAAACAAGACGATAAACGAAATATCCAACACTTtcttggataagatgaagttttgtggAGACTTTGTGAAGACCGAAAGAATGAAGATCAATCGCTTTTATGGCGTACTGAAGGCAGAATTTAGGGAGTTCATCACTTCCTCAAAATGTGAGACCCTTGACGAGCTTATCAATTTGGCACGGGATAGAGAAATTGAAATTAGAACACGGGATAGAGAAATTGAAATTAGAAGACAGGAGGAACGTGGTGAAAAGAGGTCGACCGAAAAGGGGACAAATGCAAGTCCATCTAAAAAGGTGAGGTTCCAAGATCAGGGAAATAAAGATAAATCAAAAGGTGGTATTACTCCTTGCAAGACATGTGGAAAACTTCACACTGGGGAATGCCTTTTGGGTAAGAAGAGGTGTTATAAATGCGGTGAAGAAGGGCATACATCTTACAAGTGCCTTAGCAACCCGAAGACATGTTTTAACTATTTTTAGAAAGGGCATGTTAAGTCGGAGTGTCCTAAACTCCAACAAGGATCAAAGAAGGAGGGAAAGAACGAGGAAAGCTCTAAGGCAAAAGGGAGTATGTTTCAAATCACATCCGAAGAAGCCAAGTCCCATTTGAATGTGGTTTCAAGTATCTTTTTATTAAACTCTATAcctgtttatgttttgtttgataccGGAGCCACTATGTCGTTTATTTCAAATGAAATCACACAACATCCTTCATTTAAGATTGAACAAATGCCAGTACCTTTAGAGGTGGAAATAGCCGATAGTAAGAACTATGTGTTACACGAGATTTGTAGAAATTGTAAGTTCACTATAGAAGATGAAGAATTCGATATCGACCTCATACCTATGGTTTTGGGGGAATTTAAAATTATAGTAGATATGGATTGGATGGCACGACACCGCGTAGAGATTATTTGTGAAAATAAGGTAATGCTTGTCCAATCTCCAAGTGGAAGGCAACTGAGTATTCAAGGGGAGGGAAATGTGGAAACAAAATAGTGTACCTTTGTTCAAGCCGTTAAATACGTACTTAACAGGAGTAGGGCATACCTCGCTTATGCAGTAGACGCCCGACAAAGCTTCCCGAAACTTGAAGATGTTGAGATCACGAATGaatttccggatgtatttccggAGGAATTGCCGGGACTCCCTCCCGAACGAGAAATAGAATTTCGCATCGAATTGAGTCCGGGTGCAAAACCTGTAGCGAAGGCTCCCTATAGATTGGCTCCCACCGAGATGCGGGAGTTAATGACACCATTACAAGATGTTATAGATAAGGGCTTTATACGCCCGAGTGTATCACCTTGGGCAGCACCGGTCCTATTTgtaaaaaagaaggatgggtcgatgtgCATGTGTGtcgactacagggaactgaacaaaaTAACTATAAAGAACCGTTACCCCTTACCcagaattgatgatctctttgatcagttatAAGGGGCGAATTGGTTCTCAAAGATAGACTTACGTTCGGGATATTATCAAGTCAGGGTGCGAGAAGAAGATATTGCAAAGACCGCATTCAGAAcccgatatggacattacgagttcctagttatgtcCTTTGGGTTGACGAACGCTCCAGTAgcgtttatggatcttatgaaccgtgTATGCCGACCCATGCTAGATAAATCTGTGATcgtgttcatagatgatattctagtcTATTCGCGAAGTAGGGCCGAACATGCGAGACATTTGCGTGAAGTACTTGAAACTCTCCGTAAGGAAAAACTTTATGCgaaattctcaaagtgtgcctTCTGGCTCAGAGAGGTGCAGTTTCCAGGTCATGTGGTCAATTCGGAAGGTGTTTTAGTAGATCCGTCAAAGGTTGAGGCCGTGATGAAATGGGTTTCCCCGAAAAACCCAACGGAAATACGAAGTTTTCTAGGCCTCGCGGggtactacagaaggttcatacATGATTTTTCGAAGATAGCATTACCCTTAAAAAAACTGACgaggaagaaagaaaagtttggGTGGGGTAAAGAACAGGAGGAATCCTTTCAAATATTAAAGGAGAAATTATCGGGTCCCCCAGTCTTGACATTACCAGATGGGACTGAAGACCTGGTTGTCTATTCAGACGCTTCACATCAATGTTTGGGTTGCGTTTTGATGCAAAGGGGAAGGGTTATCACAtatgcttcacgacaattgaAACCACACGAGGTGAACTACCCGACACACAATTTGGAATTGGCAGCGGTGGTGTTCACCTTAAAGATTTAAAGTATATGGTACGAGATGTACAATTTACTCGGACCACAAAAGCCTCAAATATTTCTACGAATAGAAAGacttaaatatgaggcaacgaagatggTTGGAACTGATTAAAGATTACGATTGCGATATCCTTTACTAtccggggaaggcgaatgtggtggcGGATGTGTTAAGCCGAAAAGAGTCCCCACTCCCGATTCAAGTAAAATCCATGAAGATGGTAGTTACTCCATGTTTTCTTGATATGATAAGAGATTCCCAAATAAAGTCGCTTGGAGCGGAAGACCTAGAGAAAGAAAGAGTAAAAGGTGTAACCGATAAATTAGAAGAAAATTCGACCGGACTTAAAACAAGATTCGGTCGAATTTGGATACCACGATTTTGCAAAGTCAAGACTGCTCTACTCGACGAGGCTCATAAGTCACGATACTCAATTCATCCCAGGGCAACAAAGATGTACCGGGACTTGAAGaccaattattggtggccgggtatgaaacgcgATATTGTAAATGTAGGATCGTGTTCCGACCCGAaagagtcgatcagaagagtcttatccaaaacaagaggcggaaactaatttTTTGTTGctatctcagccgtattcactttaatcttgtTATTTTATTGATCAATAATCCGTTTATaagcctgacaacacttcggcagcacttcgtggctcaccggaagacaacacaCACTACTACTCTCTGATTTCGCACCTAAGGACCTATATATAGTAGTtcctattccgcttgaacacgttcaagcggaatcacaacaatgtacattcaagcgaaattaggAACTAACctattcgagcggaatcaggaaactaaggggtttcgcttgaaatgacatagggtcatttcaagcggaatcaccttcaAATACAACATTCTTGGATTCCGAGCCCTAAACAGACTAATCTTaatcaagactcgatacaagacgcaggcgacagacggatgcaccaacaaactccccctcgaatgttgacggagtcttcattgTCGAGTCTTTGATTGTCcaaacttcagtctttatcagtctttgtgCTTCTCTCCGAAGTATTCTCCATTGGAAGCATCTTTACTCAAACtttatcaccaacaaactcctCTCCCTCGGATGTTGAATCTTTAAAATTAATCAGCAATCTCAGGATTAGAACCTGATACTTTgtccttcagactccccctctcactctGCTGGGTTCATAGTCTGGAAATCACCATCTGCTCAGATATCAGAATCTGGCATTGGTCAATCTTCATATCTGCAAATTCTCTACCCCacacataagtttctcaaagATTAAGTCTTTAAAATTTAGAAATCATTTGCATGAAACACTAAATAATGATTTATCTTCTGAAAATCTCTTGAAAAATACAATCATTTTCACACACTCTTtatccaaacctgttcttcatgtctagcacttggaattttgaagaTCAGCTTTTCTTCATCAaatgtcaaaaatctttttgaatttttcaaaatttatgctaaaacacattgaaaatctttttggatttttgaatatgaatgcagtaaagaaactatttacagacaatatttttgtgagttcgtgcaagaggatcatatcagtttttgagacacgtcaccaacaccgttaagcttgatttcattttaagttttaaacaattcacctagattgtcagtatattggtccattttaaattttcacacacatttcaactgtttcgagatatgagattaatgttttagatactaaaactcattcgcgtgtcccaccacttgaatatactcccgtatccagatcccaatattcagtcttacaggtgagtataccacagatgatatctgtaaaggggttaaaatgcgagggccgtgagagctaaggtcgatacttccgtatacgcagagagatgacggcttcgacttttggtgtgtcccctttagaggatcttttcttcaacaacaatgattatcaattttattgtttaatcatttttgctgagggcttttgctgtatttcaagcattttgcagaaagtattatacggggactaggtcagaatttttattcagcagaagtcctggtataataccccagatatcactgagtataaagacctagtatctcagaaagagggacctttcaaacaagattttgggggttacccatatatccaagaaatgttccccacgagataagcaagtttgaaatttaggtttatatcccgtcacaatctactaaatgtgcaaaaacctactgacacatccgcagtaagattgtttatcacatttttaactttacatttctttagcatgttgtgatagtccactgatgtactatcatttcctcttttatgcaacaaaaactcatttttcattttatcatgtttttggctttttcggattttctaatgtttttggattttctgaaaatttcttactccccctaaaattcaaaaacatttacagattttaaaaataaactgtacaagaacatgacaactgatatcgaattgcctcaaatctccatccacttggcataaacaatcagaactccccctcacaacaaactattttcccattatgatttcaaaacacttaagtttgttttaatcaaaatggtttttccagaaaataagtcttgttgattttaccatttgtaggtatggggtcatttcatcacattgtttaccaatcttttgaatgatagttaaatcaagttcaacttaatgaccttgattaaccacttgtaggatcgatgattgaaccacttgtaagatcaactatCAAACATTATCAACCAactaccatctgttggttgaattctcaaggtgccgatttctactccacacttaccaacctgggagttccggcaattcacaattctcattttaaatcttcaaaaatttttttcaagaaatatgccgatacatgctccgcgattaccaacttgggagctccggcaagtcaggtttctattcaacgaagaatatatccacccaagcctgaccagccttgggtgtaacttTTTCTGTCTCATTTGGGGTTGTATCTTTCCTTTTCAATTGATAAAATTCATTAACCCCTTTAGCCTTCCcttcaatcatttttccaaaaatatttttcacagcagggttaaaggccttttcaatatccaattctttctttttaggaaagaattgatttgaaatttcaacttttccgattttagatttcaaTTTTTTTGCActcagtggtggaaaattcacatcatccactatcggaactttcttctcatctttcacaacaacctgtggctcctctgattttatggaatcagattcatcaccagaattttcttttgattgcttaacaacccatttttggttgttaagtttctccttctttttgaaaacatttttcgaacactcaccaacttcataaattgaagtttcaaaaactttaagtttgttCGTTGGTGGTTCAACtttctcaacaatcttttcttttagTTTCTTAGAAACttctgttttggtttgaatgttttcgGACAGTTCCTAGCAATATGACCAAcagttttgcattgaaaacaggttttTGTTTCTATCTTCTTCTGAACAACACTCTTCTTcacttcttcttgcttctttgcaaggaattcctGGTTTGTCTGCTTTCTGGATGCTTGCTCCTTTTCAGCTTCTGTCgttgttcctgaaacaaacacagtttttggtttataaactttttcatttttataattttttggttgattaaatccaagacctttctttttgaaattacgattatggtttggtttcttttggaaactataaccacaattgtaacccattttcttgttaattctttgttgatcccttgaagtgtattttttaggtttttccagaaagatttaaatcttttatttcagaaatattaatttctgtgattttgaaaaccttgttaatcatttcaagtttaacacttcttattggaaaaatctcatcagaatataatttgtcagaatctttcaaagtatatgctactttgacaggttcatcattcaaattagattttgatatcaaaaattccgtatcataaacccgtttgtcctttttgatcgTTGGCTTTGACGCATCGGACTTAGACTTTGACACGGGTTTGGACTCCgtttttgactcctcactgtcatctttatccaacacctgatcaaccatactttttatcgattttgactcatgatcagtatcggacgatgtgtacgtgacatcaatattttccggcaagttatctgatggcccagactcctattgtaagttaattgcctttttgactctttcagaatttgcaTTACGTGGAGAGTAtgcattttcgaccgggggcggacatctattttAGACAACACTTGGctt
This genomic stretch from Helianthus annuus cultivar XRQ/B chromosome 8, HanXRQr2.0-SUNRISE, whole genome shotgun sequence harbors:
- the LOC110870503 gene encoding uncharacterized protein LOC110870503, with the translated sequence MTWQEFKEPFMRYHCPQSAIDKIQEDFLRLRLKNKTINEISNTFLDKMKFCGDFVKTERMKINRFYGVLKAEFREFITSSKCETLDELINLARDREIEIRTRDREIEIRRQEERGEKRSTEKGTNASPSKKKGHVKSECPKLQQGSKKEGKNEESSKAKGSMFQITSEEAKSHLNVVSSIFLLNSIPVYVLFDTGATMSFISNEITQHPSFKIEQMPVPLEVEIADSKNYVLHEICRNCKFTIEDEEFDIDLIPMVLGEFKIIVDMDWMARHRVEIICENKVMLVQSPSGRSRAYLAYAVDARQSFPKLEDVEITNEFPDVFPEELPGLPPEREIEFRIELSPGAKPVAKAPYRLAPTEMRELMTPLQDVIDKGFIRPSVSPWAAPVLFVKKKDGSMCMCVDYRELNKITIKNRYPLPRIDDLFDQL
- the LOC118481029 gene encoding uncharacterized protein LOC118481029, which codes for MRQRRWLELIKDYDCDILYYPGKANVVADVLSRKESPLPIQVKSMKMVVTPCFLDMIRDSQIKSLGAEDLEKERVKGVTDKLEENSTGLKTRFGRIWIPRFCKVKTALLDEAHKSRYSIHPRATKMYRDLKTNYWWPGMKRDIVNVGSCSDPKESIRRVLSKTRGGN